In a genomic window of Numenius arquata chromosome 5, bNumArq3.hap1.1, whole genome shotgun sequence:
- the RBPJ gene encoding recombining binding protein suppressor of hairless isoform X2, translating to MRNYLKERGDQTVLILHAKVAQKSYGNEKRFFCPPPCVYLMGSGWKKKKEQMERDGCTEQESQPCAFIGIGNSDQEMQQLNLEGKNYCTAKTLYISDSDKRKHFMLSVKMFYGNSDDIGVFLSKRIKVISKPSKKKQSLKNADLCIASGTKVALFNRLRSQTVSTRYLHVEGGNFHASSQQWGAFYIHLLDDDESEGEEFTVRDGYIHYGQTVKLVCSVTGMALPRLIIRKVDKQTALLDADDPVSQLHKCAFYLKDTERMYLCLSQERIIQFQATPCPKEPNKEMINDGASWTIISTDKAEYTFYEGMGPVHAPVTPVPVVESLQLNGGGDVAMLELTGQNFTPNLRVWFGDVEAETMYRCAESMLCVVPDISAFREGWRWVRQPVQVPVTLVRNDGIIYSTSLTFTYTPEPGPRPHCSAAGAILRANSSLMASSETNTNSEGSYTNVSTNPTNVTSSTATVVS from the exons ATGCGAAATTACCTAAAGGAGCGAGGGGATCAAACAGTGCTAATACTCCACGCGAAAGTTGCGCAGAAATCatatggaaatgaaaaaag gttctTTTGTCCTCCTCCGTGTGTGTATCTTATGGGCAgtggatggaagaaaaaaaaagagcaaatggaaCGGGATGGTTGCACTGAGCAAGAGTCACAACCTTGCGCCTTCATTGGAATAGGAAACAGTGACCAAGAAATGCAGCAGCTGAACTTGGAAGGAAAG AATTATTGCACTGCCAAAACATTATACATATCAGACTCAGACAAGAGAAAGCACTTCATGTTATCGGTAAAAATGTTCTATGGCAATAGTGACGACATTGGTGTGTTCCTCAGTAAACGGATCAAAGTCATCTCCAAACCTTCTAAAAAGAAACAGTCACTGAAAAATGCAGATT TATGTATTGCGTCAGGGACAAAAGTGGCACTATTTAATAGACTTCGATCCCAAACAGTTAGCACCAGATATTTGCACGTAGAAGGTGGTAATTTCCATGCCAGTTCACAACAGTGGGGAGCATTTTACATTCACCTCT TGGACGATGATGAATCGGAAGGAGAAGAATTCACCGTGAGAGACGGCTACATTCATTATGGGCAGACGGTCAAACTTGTATGCTCAGTTACTGGCATGGCACTCCCAAGACTG ATAATTCGAAAAGTAGATAAACAAACAGCGTTATTGGATGCAGATGATCCAGTATCGCAGCTCCATAAATGTGCATTTTACCTTAAAGACACTGAGAGAATGTATTTGTGCCTTTCCCAGGAGAGAATAATCCAATTTCAA GCCACTCCATGCCCAAAAGAACCAAATAAAGAAATGATTAATGATGGAGCTTCTTGGACAATCATTAGCACAGATAAAGCAGAATACACATTTTATGAGGGGATGGGACCTGTCCATGCTCCAGTGACACCTGTGCCTGTTGTAGAAAGTCTTCAA TTGAATGGTGGCGGGGATGTAGCAATGTTGGAACTTACAGGACAGAACTTCACTCCAAATTTACGTGTCTGGTTTGGGGATGTGGAAGCTGAAACCATGTACAG ATGCGCAGAGAGCATGCTATGTGTTGTTCCAGACATTTCTGCATTTCGAGAGGGTTGGAGGTGGGTCCGTCAGCCAGTCCAGGTTCCAGTAACTTTGGTCCGTAACGACGGCATAATTTACTCCACCAGCCTTACCTTTACGTACACACCGGAGCCGGGGCCACGACCACACTGCAGCGCCGCTGGAGCCATCCTCAGAGCCAACTCCAGCCTCATGGCTTCCagtgaaacaaacacaaacagcGAGGGAAGTTACACAAACGTCAGCACAAACCCAACCAACGTCACATCATCTACAGCGACTGTGGTTTCCTAA
- the RBPJ gene encoding recombining binding protein suppressor of hairless isoform X1, with translation MAPVVTGKFGERPQPKRLTREAMRNYLKERGDQTVLILHAKVAQKSYGNEKRFFCPPPCVYLMGSGWKKKKEQMERDGCTEQESQPCAFIGIGNSDQEMQQLNLEGKNYCTAKTLYISDSDKRKHFMLSVKMFYGNSDDIGVFLSKRIKVISKPSKKKQSLKNADLCIASGTKVALFNRLRSQTVSTRYLHVEGGNFHASSQQWGAFYIHLLDDDESEGEEFTVRDGYIHYGQTVKLVCSVTGMALPRLIIRKVDKQTALLDADDPVSQLHKCAFYLKDTERMYLCLSQERIIQFQATPCPKEPNKEMINDGASWTIISTDKAEYTFYEGMGPVHAPVTPVPVVESLQLNGGGDVAMLELTGQNFTPNLRVWFGDVEAETMYRCAESMLCVVPDISAFREGWRWVRQPVQVPVTLVRNDGIIYSTSLTFTYTPEPGPRPHCSAAGAILRANSSLMASSETNTNSEGSYTNVSTNPTNVTSSTATVVS, from the exons gaaatttgGAGAGCGACCTCAACCGAAACGGCTCACCAG GGAAGCAATGCGAAATTACCTAAAGGAGCGAGGGGATCAAACAGTGCTAATACTCCACGCGAAAGTTGCGCAGAAATCatatggaaatgaaaaaag gttctTTTGTCCTCCTCCGTGTGTGTATCTTATGGGCAgtggatggaagaaaaaaaaagagcaaatggaaCGGGATGGTTGCACTGAGCAAGAGTCACAACCTTGCGCCTTCATTGGAATAGGAAACAGTGACCAAGAAATGCAGCAGCTGAACTTGGAAGGAAAG AATTATTGCACTGCCAAAACATTATACATATCAGACTCAGACAAGAGAAAGCACTTCATGTTATCGGTAAAAATGTTCTATGGCAATAGTGACGACATTGGTGTGTTCCTCAGTAAACGGATCAAAGTCATCTCCAAACCTTCTAAAAAGAAACAGTCACTGAAAAATGCAGATT TATGTATTGCGTCAGGGACAAAAGTGGCACTATTTAATAGACTTCGATCCCAAACAGTTAGCACCAGATATTTGCACGTAGAAGGTGGTAATTTCCATGCCAGTTCACAACAGTGGGGAGCATTTTACATTCACCTCT TGGACGATGATGAATCGGAAGGAGAAGAATTCACCGTGAGAGACGGCTACATTCATTATGGGCAGACGGTCAAACTTGTATGCTCAGTTACTGGCATGGCACTCCCAAGACTG ATAATTCGAAAAGTAGATAAACAAACAGCGTTATTGGATGCAGATGATCCAGTATCGCAGCTCCATAAATGTGCATTTTACCTTAAAGACACTGAGAGAATGTATTTGTGCCTTTCCCAGGAGAGAATAATCCAATTTCAA GCCACTCCATGCCCAAAAGAACCAAATAAAGAAATGATTAATGATGGAGCTTCTTGGACAATCATTAGCACAGATAAAGCAGAATACACATTTTATGAGGGGATGGGACCTGTCCATGCTCCAGTGACACCTGTGCCTGTTGTAGAAAGTCTTCAA TTGAATGGTGGCGGGGATGTAGCAATGTTGGAACTTACAGGACAGAACTTCACTCCAAATTTACGTGTCTGGTTTGGGGATGTGGAAGCTGAAACCATGTACAG ATGCGCAGAGAGCATGCTATGTGTTGTTCCAGACATTTCTGCATTTCGAGAGGGTTGGAGGTGGGTCCGTCAGCCAGTCCAGGTTCCAGTAACTTTGGTCCGTAACGACGGCATAATTTACTCCACCAGCCTTACCTTTACGTACACACCGGAGCCGGGGCCACGACCACACTGCAGCGCCGCTGGAGCCATCCTCAGAGCCAACTCCAGCCTCATGGCTTCCagtgaaacaaacacaaacagcGAGGGAAGTTACACAAACGTCAGCACAAACCCAACCAACGTCACATCATCTACAGCGACTGTGGTTTCCTAA